The window TCTTCATTGCTGGAAGCGTTAAATGCCAAAGCTTGAACGGCTTCCAAACGGATCAACGCACGGGAGAAAGACATGACTACTATCCGCTTCACTCTGATCGCCTCCGTCGCTTTCGCAGCGACCGCAGGCGTCGCCGTTTCAGCGCCGGTACTTGGACTGACCGGAGACAGGACACTGGTAATGTTCGATAGCGAAAAGCCGGCCGTTACCAAGACGATGGATGTCACCGGCGTCGACAAGCTTGTCGGCATCGATTTTCGCCCCGGCAGCAAGACCGTTATCGGTGTAACGCCGGATCATCGCATCGTCTCCATCAATCTTGAGACAGGCGCGGCAACCGAAGTGGCCAAGATGGACAAGATGCTGACCCTCACCGATGCGCCGGTGGTGGTCGATTTCAACCCGATGGCGGATCGTCTGCGCTTCATGACCGGAACGACCAATCACCGCGTCCACCCCGATACCGGCGCCGTGACGGTGGATGGCGCACTCGCTTTCGAAGACGGCGACATGCACAAGGGCGAAACGCCCAACATCGTTGCCGCCGCCTATACCAACTCGATAGGCAAGCCGGAAAAAACGGCGATGTACAATATCGATGCCACCATCGGCGCATTGATCCAGCAGACGAAGCCGAATGACGGCACGTTGAAAGCGATCGGCAAGCTTGGCCTCAAGGAAAAGCCGGCTACTTATGCGTTTGACATTCACGGTGAGGAAGGCGGCAAGAACACCGCCTATCTGGCTGCGCGCAATACTCTCTACACCGTCAATCTCGAAACCGGCGCGGCCACCGAAGTCGGTGCAATCACCGGCGCGGAGAACGGCCTGCGCGATATTACGGTCCTTCCAGCGATGTGATTTGCGATCACGGGCTCCGAACAAAAAAGAAGGCTGGTCCGTTTGGGGCCAGCCTTTTCCATGACGCCGGTTATTCGCCGGTCACATCTTCGGAAGCAGAACCTTGTCGATGACGTGAATGACGCCGTTCGACTGCTTGACGTCGGCGATGGTGACATGCGCCACGCCGCCGGTCTCGTCGGTCAGCGTGATCTTGCCCATGCTTTCCTTGGCTTTCAGAATGCAGCCGCCAACGGTCTTGACGTCATGCGTACCCTTGTCGTCCTTGATCATCTTTTCGATGGTTTTCGACATGGCATCGGCGGCCACCACATGGCAGGTGAGAACCTTGGTAAGCTGCGCCTTGTTTTCCGGCTTCAGCAGGGTTTCCACAGTACCCTTGGGCAGCGCCGCAAAGGCTTCGTTGGTGGGTGCAAAGACCGTGAAAGGCCCCTTCCCCTGAAGCGTCTCAACCAGGCCGGCGGCCTTGACGGCTGCGACCAAGGTCGTGTGATCCTTTGAGTTCATCGCATTTTCAACGATGTTCTTGTTTTCGTACATGGCAGCGCCGCCCACCTTCGGATTGGCGGCGAATGCGCTGACGGAGATGGCGGACACGATTGTTGCGACTGCAAGCGTGCCTATCGTGGACCTGATCATCGTAATTTCCTCTTGTTCGATTGCCCCGACGCTCGCTACGCGCCTCCTCGGGCTGACACTCCACAATCGGAGCAAGGGAAGATACGAGCCGGACGGGAAAAGAGTTTCAGCCGATCCAGATTCGTTGAAAACTTATCCTTATAAGACGAGGAGTGACGCCCCTCACCCGTCAGATTGAGCCTAGCGAAACGCGCTTCTCCAGCGCGGACGCCTCTTCTTTCCGTTCGCTGTAACGGTCGGTCAGATAGGCTGAGGCGTCACGCGTCAGCAGGGTGAATTTCACCAGCTCTTCGCAGACATCCACTACCCGGTCGTAATAGGACGACGGCTTCATCCGGCCATCGGCGTCGAATTCCTGATAGGCTCTCGCGACCGAGGACTGGTTGGGAATGGTGATCATCCGCATCCACCGCCCGAGGATCCGCATCTGGTTCACGGCATTGAACGATTGGCTGCCACCGGAAACCTCCATCACGGCAAGCGTCTTGCCCTGCGTCGGTCGCACGGATCCGACAGAAAGAGGAATCCAGTCGATCTGCGACTTCATGATGCCGGTCATCGCGCCGTGGCGCTCGGGGCTTACCCATAGCTGGCCTTCAGACCACAGCGACAGCTCGCGCAGTTCCCGTACCTTCGGGTGGCTGACGGGCGCCTCATCGGGCAAAGGCAGGCCTTTCGGATCGAATATCCGCACCTCGCATCCGAGCCTTTCGAGGAGCCGCGCCGCTTCGAACGCGAGCAAACGGCTGTAGGACACCTCGCGGAGCGAGCCGTAAAGGATCAGGATGCGGGGCTTGTGGGTTGCGAAGGATGGACGGAGCGCATCGAGATCGATCGACCGCAGATGCTCGCCATTCAGTGCCGGGAATGTATCAGGCAATTCGCTTTCCTTTCTGATCCAGTATCTGCTCGCCATCCTCCTTGAAGAATGGTCCCCTGAAGCTGTCCGGCAATATATCCAGCACAACCTCGGAAGGACGTGCGAGCCTGGTGCCAAGCGGTGTCACCACGAAGGGACGGTTGATGAGGATCGGTGTGCCGATCATGGCGTCAAGCAATTCGTCTTCGCTCAGGTCGGGATTGTCGAGACCGAGTTCGACATAGGGTGTGCCCTTTTCGCGGATGGCCTCACGAACGGTCAGGCCTGCATCCGAGATCATCGTCGCGAGTTCTTCGCGCGTCGGCGGCTCCTGCAGATATTCGATCACCTTCGGTTCGATCCCGGCGGCGCGGATCAGCGCCAGCGTGTTGCGCGATGTCCCGCAGGACGGGTTGTGATAGATCGTGATGTCCATGCTCATTGCCTTTCGGTGACTATTGTTCGGGAAACAGCGGGGGCGGCCTCATACCAGTCCTTCGACCGGTTCACGATCCAGACGACCGAGAGCATGACCGGCACTTCGATGAGCACGCCGACGACGGTTGCGAGTGCCGCGCCTGACTGAAACCCGAACAGGCTGATGGCGGCCGCGACCGCGAGTTCGAAGAAGTTGCTGGCGCCGATCAGGGCGGACGGTCCGGCAACGCAATGCCGTTCGCCAGCCATGCGGTTCAGAAGATAGGCGAGCCCGGAATTCAGGTAGACCTGGATCAGGATCGGGATGGCGAGCAAGCCGATGACGGCTGGCTGAGCAATAATCTGTTCCCCCTGAAAGGCGAAGAGAAGAACCAGGGTTGCGAGCAGCGCCACAAGCGACATCGGCTGCAGCCTGGCAAGCACGCGATCCAGCACCCGTAACGTACCGTCGGCCGTGAGCTTCCGCCTGATGAGCTGCGCAAGGATGACGGGCACGACGATATAGAGCGCAACGGACAGGATCAGCGTGTCCCATGGAACCGTGATGGCCGACAGGCCAAGCAGCAGGCCGACAATCGGAGCAAATGCAACGATCATGATCGCATCATTGAGCGCGACCTGCGAGAGGGTGAACAGCGGCTCTCCCCGTGTCAGGTTGCTCCAGACGAAAACCATGGCCGTGCAGGGCGCGGTGGCGAGAATGATCAGCCCGGCAATGTAGGAATCGATCTGGTCGCCGGGAAGATAGGGACGAAACAGCCAGCCGATGAAGAGCCAGCCCAGCAGCGCCATGGAAAACGGCTTGACGGCCCAGTTGATGAACAACGTCACGCCGATGCCCCGCCAGTAGGTGCCGACCTGCGCAAGAGACCGGAAATCGATCTTCAGCAGCATCGGAATGATCATCAGCCAGATCAATATTGCAACGGGCATGTTCACCCTGGCGATCTCGGCCGCGCCGACAAGCTGGAAGACCCCGGGCATCAGGTGGCCGAGGGCGACACCGACAATGATGCACAGGAACACCCAGACTGTGAGATAACGTTCGAACCAGGACATTATACGGACTTTCCCTGCGTCGTTGTCGGGGAAGGATAATGCGGCCGTCGGCCGGTCCCCCGCCCTTCACGATGGGAGAAAATTGAGCGCGCGCGATTATTCATGCGCGGGCTGCGCACGTTATGGACATAATCTGTCATGGTCTCTTGATCCGTGGGTTAGGTCGGCGGCCTGGCAGACCTCACGAGGGCTTCGCCTCCGGGCTGCAGCAGGGTGTAAGTTCGGCAAGGAGCGGAGCACAGAGTTCGGTCGCACCGCCGCAACAATCCTTCAACAGGAACAGGATCAGCTCACGCAGACCATCGAGATCCGCGCGGTAGATGATCGACCGGCTTTGCCGCTCGCTTTTGACAAGCCCTGCCCTCGACAATGTGGCAAGATGTGCGGACATCGTGTTCTGCGGAATATCGATGAGACGCGCAAGTTCACCCGCCGCAATACCCTCGGGCTCGTGGCGTACGAGAAGCCGGAAAGTCTCCAGTCGGGTGGATTGGGCGAGCGCGCCGAGCGCCGTTATCGCAATGCTGCTATCCATATATCTAGAATAACGGATATATTGCCGCTGTCAACAGCGATGACTTCATTATCTCGCTCACGGGCGGCGGCACGTCAGTATGAAACGTCGGTAGACATAGGTGCGCAGCCTGTTGCGCAGGTTGGCGTTTTTACGCTGCGCTTGCGCTATAGGGTCGTGGGAGTGCAGTTCGATGCCGGCAAAGCCTGCGGACGTCAGAAGCGGCATCAGCATGTCGGGCCTCAGCCCCTGCCCGAACGGAAGAGCTTTCATGATCGCGGCGTGGTGAACACTCTGGGCCCCATCGTAGCTCTTGTCGGCGCCCACCAGCCGGTCGATGAGCCAGATCATCTGGCTTGCGAAGCGCCCTGTCGGCTTTGGCCTTGCCCAGTCACCATCGAAGAACAGCAGGCGACCACCCGGACGAAGCAGCCTGAACCATTCCCGAAAGGCCTTCTCGGGCTCAGTCAATGTCCAGACCAGATGCCGGCAGATGATTGCATCATAGGACTGGTCCGGTTCCATGGTGTTTTCAGCATCCGCCATGATGAAACGTAGCCTCGGCTTTCCGGCATGTTTCGCCCGCGCCACGGACAGCATCGCCTCTGAAAAATCCAGTGCCGTGATCTCATGACCGAGGTCGTGAATCAGTCGCGTCACCTCGCCCGTGCCGCAGGCCAGTTCAAGGATGCGCTTTGGCTCTGTACCCAGCAAGTCCCTGATCGGCTTCTGCCATGCATCCGCCTCCGGACCGGCAGCAATCCTGTGTCCAAAGGCAAGATCGAAAGTTTCGGATCTTTTCGACCAGTAGTCCCGGATTTCTTCCTTAAGGTCGAAATTGCCGCCATCCATCGTTTCATCCTTTATGTATTGCACGTTGTTTCCACCTTGGCGAAATGTCAGTCAGCGGTGTCGAACAGCGCATTGAGCGTTCCGACCGTCATGGCAATCGCAACACCCGGCCAGATCATCAGGCTCGGATGGTCGAAGATAAAAACGCGATATTCGAAGAGCATGGAGCCCCAGTCGGGCTTTGATGGATCCGCGCCAAGGCCGATAAAGGCGAGCGAGGCATAGGCGGTGACCGCAAAACCCGCCTGGTTGCCGGTATGGGTCACCATCAGCGGCAGAATGTTCGGCAAAAGATGGCGGATGATCATCCGGAATGGTGGCACACCGAGGGCCTCCGTCGCAT is drawn from Agrobacterium tumefaciens and contains these coding sequences:
- a CDS encoding methyltransferase domain-containing protein, with amino-acid sequence MDGGNFDLKEEIRDYWSKRSETFDLAFGHRIAAGPEADAWQKPIRDLLGTEPKRILELACGTGEVTRLIHDLGHEITALDFSEAMLSVARAKHAGKPRLRFIMADAENTMEPDQSYDAIICRHLVWTLTEPEKAFREWFRLLRPGGRLLFFDGDWARPKPTGRFASQMIWLIDRLVGADKSYDGAQSVHHAAIMKALPFGQGLRPDMLMPLLTSAGFAGIELHSHDPIAQAQRKNANLRNRLRTYVYRRFILTCRRP
- a CDS encoding DUF4394 domain-containing protein, whose product is MTTIRFTLIASVAFAATAGVAVSAPVLGLTGDRTLVMFDSEKPAVTKTMDVTGVDKLVGIDFRPGSKTVIGVTPDHRIVSINLETGAATEVAKMDKMLTLTDAPVVVDFNPMADRLRFMTGTTNHRVHPDTGAVTVDGALAFEDGDMHKGETPNIVAAAYTNSIGKPEKTAMYNIDATIGALIQQTKPNDGTLKAIGKLGLKEKPATYAFDIHGEEGGKNTAYLAARNTLYTVNLETGAATEVGAITGAENGLRDITVLPAM
- a CDS encoding helix-turn-helix transcriptional regulator, encoding MDSSIAITALGALAQSTRLETFRLLVRHEPEGIAAGELARLIDIPQNTMSAHLATLSRAGLVKSERQSRSIIYRADLDGLRELILFLLKDCCGGATELCAPLLAELTPCCSPEAKPS
- the arsB gene encoding ACR3 family arsenite efflux transporter, encoding MSWFERYLTVWVFLCIIVGVALGHLMPGVFQLVGAAEIARVNMPVAILIWLMIIPMLLKIDFRSLAQVGTYWRGIGVTLFINWAVKPFSMALLGWLFIGWLFRPYLPGDQIDSYIAGLIILATAPCTAMVFVWSNLTRGEPLFTLSQVALNDAIMIVAFAPIVGLLLGLSAITVPWDTLILSVALYIVVPVILAQLIRRKLTADGTLRVLDRVLARLQPMSLVALLATLVLLFAFQGEQIIAQPAVIGLLAIPILIQVYLNSGLAYLLNRMAGERHCVAGPSALIGASNFFELAVAAAISLFGFQSGAALATVVGVLIEVPVMLSVVWIVNRSKDWYEAAPAVSRTIVTERQ
- the arsC gene encoding arsenate reductase (glutaredoxin) (This arsenate reductase requires both glutathione and glutaredoxin to convert arsenate to arsenite, after which the efflux transporter formed by ArsA and ArsB can extrude the arsenite from the cell, providing resistance.), whose product is MSMDITIYHNPSCGTSRNTLALIRAAGIEPKVIEYLQEPPTREELATMISDAGLTVREAIREKGTPYVELGLDNPDLSEDELLDAMIGTPILINRPFVVTPLGTRLARPSEVVLDILPDSFRGPFFKEDGEQILDQKGKRIA
- the arsH gene encoding arsenical resistance protein ArsH; protein product: MASRYWIRKESELPDTFPALNGEHLRSIDLDALRPSFATHKPRILILYGSLREVSYSRLLAFEAARLLERLGCEVRIFDPKGLPLPDEAPVSHPKVRELRELSLWSEGQLWVSPERHGAMTGIMKSQIDWIPLSVGSVRPTQGKTLAVMEVSGGSQSFNAVNQMRILGRWMRMITIPNQSSVARAYQEFDADGRMKPSSYYDRVVDVCEELVKFTLLTRDASAYLTDRYSERKEEASALEKRVSLGSI
- a CDS encoding fasciclin domain-containing protein, which produces MIRSTIGTLAVATIVSAISVSAFAANPKVGGAAMYENKNIVENAMNSKDHTTLVAAVKAAGLVETLQGKGPFTVFAPTNEAFAALPKGTVETLLKPENKAQLTKVLTCHVVAADAMSKTIEKMIKDDKGTHDVKTVGGCILKAKESMGKITLTDETGGVAHVTIADVKQSNGVIHVIDKVLLPKM